GAGAGAATTTACCTGTAGTTAATAACCTTTGTCCAGCCAACGGCCATACCAAAAGGCAGGAAATGCGCCAGTTAATAACACTTTTACAAGGTAAATATCCTGACATTAGGGATAAATTCTTAAGTGCTTTCAACAATGTGGAAATGGAAAATCTATGGCCTAACAGAAGAAAGTAAAATGCACACAACTAGAAATACACCTCAAATGCCCGCCCTTTTCCCTTGCATTTAATTCCATCTATGCTAGAATAATAATTAAATTTAGGTGAGTGAGTGCTCACTGGAAAGGGCGGGTTCAGGTGAGAAAAATAATTTTGTACTGCATAGCGGCCGTTTTTACGATAGCAATATTTAGTGGCTGCAGTCAAAAGAAGCAGGAAGAAGTTTTTACAGGTTCCATCGAAGCTAAGACTTTTAATGTACAAAGTGAAGTAGCCGGTCAAGTTCTAGAATTGCAGGCAGAAGAAGGAGCTGTGGTACATAAGGGGCAGGTTATAGCCAGGTTAGAGGATAAAGATTTGAAAATTAAGTTGCAAGAGGCACAGGCCAATTTAAAATTGGCTCAAAGTAAGCTGGCAGAGGCCAAAGCGGGTACAAGGGCAGCGCAAGTGCATGAAGCTCAGGCTCAGCTTAAACAAATTAGAGCAACTATGGAAGGTATAAAAAATAATCTTCATACAGAGCAGAAAACTTTGCAAGATTATCAAACACTGCTTGCTAATGAAGCCATTAACGAAAAACAGGTTGCAGCCCAGCAAAGCAAGGTAGATTCCTTAGAGGCTCAGTATAATAGCTTGCAAGCTCAGATTGAGGCTGCCCAAGCTCGCTTAAAACTTTTGCAGGAGGGCGCCACTACCTATACTCTAGAGCAGCTTCAGGCCATGGAAGAACAGGCTGCCACAGGGGTTGACCAGGCGCGCTATTTCTTAAGTAAAACGGTTTTAAAAGTTCCTGCAGACGGAGTAATCCAACGGAAAGTGGCAGAAGCAGGTGAGTTAGTTACCGCGGGTAGTACAATTGCAACAATTATTGACCCCCAAGATTTATGGGTAAAAATTTATGTGCCGGAAAACAAAATTAATCTAGTATCTCTACAGCAAAAAGTTTTGATTGAAGCAGATGCTTACCCCCAAGAAAAGTTTCAAGGCAAAATCATACAAATTGCCCAAGAAGCTGAGTTTACGCCAAAAAATGTGCAAACCAAAGAGGATCGGGTTAAACTAGTTTTTGCCGTGAAAGTAAAAATTACCTCTGGTCAGGACAAGTTAAAAGCAGGCCTTCCTGTAGATGTTTATTTGACAAAGGCAGGGAAGTAGAATGGAAAATGCTAT
The DNA window shown above is from Bacillota bacterium LX-D and carries:
- a CDS encoding HlyD family efflux transporter periplasmic adaptor subunit; translated protein: MRKIILYCIAAVFTIAIFSGCSQKKQEEVFTGSIEAKTFNVQSEVAGQVLELQAEEGAVVHKGQVIARLEDKDLKIKLQEAQANLKLAQSKLAEAKAGTRAAQVHEAQAQLKQIRATMEGIKNNLHTEQKTLQDYQTLLANEAINEKQVAAQQSKVDSLEAQYNSLQAQIEAAQARLKLLQEGATTYTLEQLQAMEEQAATGVDQARYFLSKTVLKVPADGVIQRKVAEAGELVTAGSTIATIIDPQDLWVKIYVPENKINLVSLQQKVLIEADAYPQEKFQGKIIQIAQEAEFTPKNVQTKEDRVKLVFAVKVKITSGQDKLKAGLPVDVYLTKAGK